Proteins encoded together in one Pseudoroseomonas cervicalis window:
- the rimP gene encoding ribosome maturation factor RimP, with the protein MFLEDDLPQNEGLEARIAAAIQPTLTAMGYEIVRVQIHGKQTPTVQVMADRADGAPIGVADCESISHAVGAVLDVDDPFSGEWNLEVSSPGIDRPLTRTKDWLRFAGHLAIAEMSIPFEGRRRFRGTILGADEASVRLRLEEGTEYALPRHDIRRAKLVLTDELIAATAADAARARGEDAPDDDADAASPYAKRN; encoded by the coding sequence TTGTTTTTGGAAGACGATCTGCCACAGAATGAGGGCCTCGAGGCCCGCATCGCTGCTGCCATCCAGCCCACGCTGACCGCGATGGGCTATGAGATCGTGCGCGTGCAGATCCATGGCAAGCAGACCCCCACCGTCCAGGTCATGGCCGACCGCGCCGATGGCGCGCCGATCGGCGTCGCCGATTGCGAATCGATCAGCCATGCCGTGGGCGCCGTGCTCGACGTGGACGACCCGTTCAGCGGGGAGTGGAATCTCGAGGTCTCCTCCCCCGGCATCGACCGGCCGCTGACCCGCACCAAGGACTGGCTGCGCTTCGCCGGCCATCTGGCGATCGCCGAGATGAGCATTCCCTTCGAAGGGCGGCGCCGCTTCCGCGGCACCATCCTCGGCGCCGACGAGGCGAGCGTGCGGCTGCGGCTGGAGGAGGGCACCGAATACGCGCTCCCCCGGCACGACATCCGCCGCGCCAAGCTGGTGCTGACCGACGAGTTGATCGCCGCCACGGCGGCGGATGCCGCACGCGCCCGGGGCGAGGACGCCCCGGACGATGATGCCGACGCCGCATCGCCCTACGCCAAGAGGAACTGA
- a CDS encoding amino acid ABC transporter substrate-binding protein has product MKPMRLATLRALGAAVMVGALALPAAAQQPAPQQQNAAATLDAIRARGTLSCGVNTGLAGFAQPDSQGRWTGFDVEYCRALAVALFNDASKVRYVPTTAQNRFTALQSGEIDVLPRNTTATLSRDTSLGLDFPAINFYDGQGFMVKASLGVKSAKELDGATVCVQPGTTTEQNLTDWFRANNIRFTPVIIERLEELVSAYVAGRCDAYTTDVSGLAATRSAQPNPGEHLILPEVISKEPLGLAVRHGDQRWADLVRWTHYALLAAEEFGITAANVEKAAAEDQRPEVQRLLGKTGGLGQMLGVDNAWAVRIIKATGNYGEMFERHLTPLGIQRGPNAQWTQGGLQYAQPFR; this is encoded by the coding sequence ATGAAGCCCATGCGGCTTGCCACCCTTCGTGCGCTCGGCGCGGCTGTCATGGTCGGGGCGCTGGCGCTGCCGGCCGCGGCCCAGCAGCCCGCCCCGCAGCAGCAGAATGCGGCGGCCACCCTGGACGCCATCCGGGCGCGCGGCACGCTGAGCTGCGGCGTCAACACGGGCCTCGCCGGCTTCGCCCAGCCGGACAGCCAGGGCCGCTGGACCGGCTTCGACGTCGAGTATTGCCGCGCCCTGGCCGTCGCCCTGTTCAACGACGCCAGCAAGGTGCGCTACGTGCCGACCACGGCGCAGAACCGCTTCACCGCGCTGCAGTCCGGCGAGATCGACGTGCTGCCGCGCAACACGACGGCGACCCTCTCGCGCGACACCTCGCTCGGCCTCGATTTCCCGGCCATCAACTTCTATGACGGCCAGGGCTTCATGGTAAAGGCCAGCCTGGGCGTGAAGTCGGCCAAGGAGCTGGATGGCGCCACGGTCTGCGTGCAGCCCGGCACCACCACCGAGCAGAACCTGACCGACTGGTTCCGCGCCAACAACATCCGCTTCACCCCGGTGATCATCGAGCGGCTGGAGGAGCTGGTCTCCGCCTATGTCGCCGGCCGCTGCGACGCCTACACCACCGACGTCTCCGGCCTGGCCGCCACCCGCTCCGCCCAGCCCAACCCGGGCGAGCACCTGATCCTGCCGGAAGTGATCAGCAAGGAGCCGCTGGGCCTGGCCGTGCGCCATGGCGACCAGCGCTGGGCCGACCTGGTCCGCTGGACCCACTACGCCCTGCTGGCCGCCGAGGAGTTCGGCATCACCGCCGCCAATGTCGAGAAGGCCGCCGCCGAGGACCAGCGCCCCGAGGTGCAGCGCCTGCTGGGCAAGACCGGCGGCCTGGGCCAGATGCTCGGCGTCGACAATGCCTGGGCGGTGCGCATCATCAAGGCCACCGGCAATTATGGCGAGATGTTCGAGCGTCACCTGACGCCGCTCGGCATCCAGCGCGGCCCGAACGCGCAGTGGACCCAGGGCGGGCTGCAATACGCCCAGCCCTTCCGGTAA
- the infB gene encoding translation initiation factor IF-2 codes for MSDQNEQDAAKSRLSLRPGGRLELGKTEAAGTVRQSFSHGRGKTVQVEVVKKRAGGPPAAATGAKPAAGPQAAGPRPAGGPQRASGPVNRGGSGSSTGRPLTQAEQANRLRVLEEMRRQEAQRQREERERQALQLRSAAEEAARKAEEDRRAAEDAARQAEEDARRKVEEEAARKAEEAVRKTAPQPAAAAPAPSGQRPLAPAPRPIGNFSGGPRPIAGPGARGPVRPGAAPAAAAPAAAPGAARLTLRGREGEEEDRRGPARRPGLPAAAAKKPAAAPAKKPGPGLDRRRDGRIDVAAAIEGEDERSRSMASVRRARERERRQQELQRLRSDGVKVVRDVVVPEAITVQELANRMAARGGEVVKALFRMGVMATLTQTIDADTAELVVNEFGHRVKRVSESDVEQGLVGTVDAEDALLPRPPVVTIMGHVDHGKTSLLDALRKTDVAAREAGGITQHIGAYQVTLADGQKVTFLDTPGHEAFTAMRARGASVTDMVVLVVAADDGVMPQTIEAINHAKAAGVPLIVAVNKIDKPGVNLDRVRQELLQHEIVVESLGGDTMEIQVSALKGTNLDKLLEAILLQAEVLDLRANPDRAAEGAVIESKLDKGRGPVATILVQKGTLRQGDMVVVGAEWGRVRAMLDDKGRQLKEAGPSLPVEILGLSGVPTAGETFVAVENEGRAREISEYRQRVARDKQAAAAGAARGTLADMMARVAAGAQKEVAVVVKADVQGSAEALGVTLNKLSRDEVKVRVLHSAVGQITESDIQLAKASNAVVVAFNVRATTQAREMANRDGVDIRYYSIIYQVADDVEAMVRGKLAPVQREKFLGYAQILEVFEVKRVGKIAGCRVTEGVVKRGCGVRLLRDGVVIHQGELATLRRFKDDVKEVANGYECGMSFANYDDIRIGDQIECYETETVAAV; via the coding sequence ATGAGCGACCAGAATGAGCAGGACGCGGCGAAGAGCAGGCTGAGCCTTCGGCCGGGCGGCCGCCTCGAGCTTGGCAAGACCGAGGCTGCTGGCACGGTGCGCCAGTCCTTCAGCCATGGTCGCGGCAAGACCGTGCAGGTTGAAGTGGTGAAGAAGCGCGCGGGTGGCCCCCCGGCGGCGGCGACCGGCGCCAAGCCGGCGGCCGGCCCGCAGGCGGCGGGCCCGCGCCCGGCCGGTGGCCCGCAGCGCGCCAGCGGCCCGGTGAATCGCGGCGGCAGCGGCTCCTCCACCGGCCGGCCGCTGACCCAGGCCGAGCAGGCGAACCGCCTGCGCGTGCTGGAGGAGATGCGCCGCCAGGAGGCCCAGCGCCAGCGCGAGGAGCGCGAGCGCCAGGCCCTGCAGCTGCGCAGCGCCGCCGAGGAGGCCGCGCGCAAGGCCGAGGAAGACCGCCGCGCCGCCGAGGACGCCGCCCGCCAGGCGGAAGAGGATGCGCGCCGCAAGGTCGAGGAAGAGGCCGCCCGCAAGGCCGAGGAGGCGGTGCGCAAGACCGCCCCGCAGCCGGCGGCCGCCGCCCCGGCCCCGTCCGGCCAGCGCCCGCTGGCCCCGGCGCCGCGCCCGATCGGCAATTTCAGCGGCGGTCCGCGCCCGATCGCCGGCCCCGGCGCCCGTGGCCCGGTGCGCCCCGGCGCGGCCCCCGCCGCTGCCGCCCCGGCGGCGGCGCCCGGCGCCGCGCGGCTGACGCTGCGTGGCCGCGAGGGTGAGGAAGAGGATCGCCGTGGCCCGGCGCGCCGCCCCGGCCTGCCGGCCGCGGCCGCCAAGAAGCCCGCCGCCGCCCCGGCCAAGAAGCCGGGCCCGGGCCTCGACCGCCGCCGCGATGGCCGCATCGACGTGGCCGCCGCGATCGAGGGCGAGGATGAGCGCAGCCGCTCCATGGCCTCCGTCCGCCGCGCCCGCGAGCGTGAGCGGCGGCAGCAGGAGCTGCAGCGCCTGCGCTCGGACGGCGTGAAGGTGGTGCGCGACGTGGTGGTGCCGGAAGCCATCACCGTGCAGGAGCTCGCCAACCGCATGGCCGCCCGTGGCGGCGAGGTGGTGAAGGCGCTGTTCCGCATGGGCGTGATGGCGACGCTGACCCAGACCATCGACGCCGACACGGCGGAGCTGGTGGTCAACGAGTTCGGCCACCGCGTGAAGCGCGTGTCGGAATCGGATGTCGAGCAGGGCCTGGTGGGCACCGTCGACGCCGAGGACGCGCTGCTGCCGCGCCCGCCGGTCGTGACCATCATGGGCCATGTCGACCACGGCAAGACCAGCCTGCTGGACGCGCTGCGCAAGACCGATGTGGCGGCGCGCGAGGCCGGTGGCATCACCCAGCATATCGGCGCCTATCAGGTGACGCTGGCGGACGGGCAGAAGGTCACCTTCCTCGACACGCCGGGCCACGAGGCCTTCACCGCCATGCGCGCCCGCGGTGCGAGCGTGACCGACATGGTGGTGCTGGTGGTGGCCGCCGATGACGGCGTGATGCCGCAGACGATCGAGGCCATCAACCACGCCAAGGCGGCCGGCGTGCCGCTGATCGTGGCGGTCAACAAGATCGACAAGCCGGGCGTCAACCTCGACCGCGTGCGGCAGGAGCTGCTGCAGCACGAGATCGTGGTGGAGAGCCTGGGCGGCGACACCATGGAGATCCAGGTCTCCGCGCTGAAGGGCACCAATCTCGACAAGCTGCTGGAGGCGATCCTGCTGCAGGCCGAGGTGCTGGACCTGCGCGCCAACCCCGACCGCGCCGCTGAGGGTGCCGTCATCGAGTCCAAGCTGGACAAGGGTCGTGGCCCGGTGGCCACCATCCTGGTGCAGAAGGGCACGCTGCGGCAGGGCGACATGGTGGTGGTCGGCGCCGAGTGGGGCCGCGTGCGCGCCATGCTCGACGACAAGGGCCGCCAGCTGAAGGAGGCCGGCCCCAGCCTGCCGGTCGAGATCCTCGGCCTGTCGGGCGTGCCGACCGCCGGCGAGACCTTCGTGGCCGTGGAGAATGAGGGCCGCGCCCGCGAGATCTCCGAGTACCGCCAGCGCGTCGCCCGCGACAAGCAGGCGGCCGCCGCCGGCGCCGCCCGCGGCACGCTGGCCGACATGATGGCCCGCGTCGCCGCCGGCGCGCAGAAGGAGGTGGCCGTCGTCGTCAAGGCCGATGTGCAGGGCTCGGCCGAGGCGCTCGGCGTGACGCTGAACAAGCTGTCGCGCGACGAGGTCAAGGTGCGGGTGCTGCATTCGGCGGTCGGCCAGATCACCGAGAGCGACATCCAGCTGGCCAAGGCGTCCAACGCCGTGGTCGTCGCCTTCAACGTCCGCGCCACCACCCAGGCGCGGGAGATGGCGAACCGCGACGGCGTCGACATCCGCTACTACTCCATCATCTACCAGGTGGCGGATGATGTGGAGGCGATGGTCCGCGGCAAGCTGGCCCCGGTGCAGCGCGAGAAGTTCCTCGGCTACGCGCAGATCCTCGAGGTGTTCGAGGTCAAGCGCGTCGGCAAGATCGCGGGCTGCCGCGTCACCGAGGGTGTGGTCAAGCGCGGCTGCGGCGTCCGCCTGCTGCGCGATGGCGTCGTCATCCACCAGGGCGAGCTGGCCACGCTGCGTCGCTTCAAGGATGACGTGAAGGAAGTCGCCAACGGCTACGAGTGCGGCATGTCCTTCGCCAATTACGACGACATCCGCATCGGCGACCAGATCGAGTGCTACGAGACCGAGACCGTCGCCGCGGTCTGA
- a CDS encoding tRNA (guanosine(46)-N(7))-methyltransferase TrmB, with translation MPDRLYGRRRGHPLRQRQQTLLDVTLPRLALDPADPLGSFPVRPRELWLEVGFGGGEHALEQIARHPEAGLIAAEVFENGICSLLTRLVPEGGEASAPLPPNLLLWTEDARRLLRALPEGSLSRLFLMFPDPWPKARHAKRRFVHPSILPVLQRAIRPGGEWRIATDDPTYQDWVAEVMGAQDMFERVALEEQRPEGWPPTRYEAKALREGRHPRYWIWRRR, from the coding sequence GTGCCCGACCGCCTCTATGGCCGCCGCCGCGGCCATCCGCTGCGCCAGCGCCAGCAGACCCTGCTGGACGTCACCCTGCCGCGCCTGGCGCTCGACCCCGCCGACCCGCTGGGCAGCTTCCCGGTGCGGCCGCGCGAGCTGTGGCTGGAGGTGGGCTTCGGCGGCGGCGAGCACGCGCTGGAGCAGATCGCCCGGCACCCCGAGGCCGGGCTGATCGCGGCCGAGGTGTTCGAGAACGGCATCTGCTCCCTGCTGACGCGGCTGGTGCCGGAGGGCGGCGAGGCCAGCGCGCCGCTGCCGCCCAATCTGCTTCTGTGGACCGAGGATGCGCGCCGCCTGCTGCGCGCCCTGCCGGAGGGCAGCCTGTCGCGGCTGTTCCTGATGTTCCCCGACCCCTGGCCGAAGGCGCGCCACGCCAAGCGCCGCTTCGTCCATCCCAGCATTCTTCCGGTTCTGCAGCGGGCGATCCGCCCGGGCGGCGAATGGCGCATCGCGACCGACGACCCGACCTACCAGGATTGGGTGGCCGAGGTGATGGGCGCGCAGGACATGTTCGAGCGTGTCGCGCTGGAGGAGCAGCGCCCCGAGGGCTGGCCGCCCACGCGCTACGAGGCGAAGGCGCTGCGCGAGGGCCGGCACCCCCGCTACTGGATCTGGCGCCGCCGCTGA
- the rbfA gene encoding 30S ribosome-binding factor RbfA produces the protein MAKKPATAGAPSQRMLRVAEEVRHALSAVFMRGEFHDPDLSGRHITVTEVRASPDLKHMTCFVAALGRPVTKEELQGLRRVQPFLRTQVARAVRLKFAPEMHFQPDTALDYAMKIDAVMRRPEVQQDLAPRPASDGAPQEDETP, from the coding sequence ATGGCCAAGAAACCTGCCACCGCCGGCGCCCCCAGCCAGCGCATGCTCCGCGTCGCGGAGGAGGTGCGCCATGCGCTCTCGGCCGTGTTCATGCGCGGCGAGTTCCATGATCCCGACCTGTCGGGCCGGCACATCACGGTCACCGAGGTCCGCGCCTCCCCCGACCTGAAGCACATGACCTGCTTCGTCGCCGCCCTCGGCCGGCCGGTGACCAAGGAGGAGCTGCAGGGGCTGCGCCGCGTGCAGCCCTTCCTACGTACCCAGGTGGCGCGCGCGGTGCGGCTGAAATTCGCCCCCGAGATGCATTTCCAGCCCGACACCGCGCTGGATTATGCGATGAAGATCGATGCGGTGATGCGCCGGCCGGAGGTCCAGCAGGACCTTGCCCCCCGCCCGGCAAGCGACGGCGCGCCGCAGGAGGACGAGACTCCGTGA
- the nusA gene encoding transcription termination factor NusA: MAADVAIARPELLQVAEAVAREKMIERDEVLEAMEQAIQKAGRAKYGHEKDIRAVIDRRSGEVKLSRWTEVVEAEPVENEATQIPHRIAQKIRPGIAVGEFIVDPLPPIDFGRIAAQTAKQVIVQRVREVERSKQFNEYKDRVGEIVNGVVKRTEYGNLMVDLGRAEALLRRDETIPREAFRNGDRVRAYIYDVREEPRGPQIFLSRTHPGFLAKLFAQEVPEIYDGIIEIKAVARDPGSRAKMAVISRDSSIDPVGACVGMRGSRVQAVVAELQGEKIDIIPWSADNPTFVVNALAPAEVSKVVMDDDSKRVEVVVPDDQLSLAIGRRGQNVRLASQLTRWDIDILTEAEESERRQEEFRKRTGLFVEALDVDDVIAGLLVTEGFGSIEELIEVPDEDLAEIEGFDENVAAELKRRSQAFLDRRDQELDEKRQALGVEDAVAEAGGFSPAMLVTLGEKGVKTLDDLADLAADELIEILGPEAVDEDTANAIIMAAREHWFAQEGNQEGGEGEAQSAAETPDATGEKDDEQ, translated from the coding sequence ATGGCCGCCGACGTCGCCATTGCCCGCCCGGAACTGCTGCAGGTCGCCGAGGCCGTTGCCCGCGAGAAGATGATCGAGCGCGACGAGGTGCTCGAGGCGATGGAGCAGGCCATCCAGAAGGCCGGCCGCGCCAAGTACGGGCATGAGAAGGACATCCGCGCCGTCATCGACCGCCGCTCCGGCGAGGTGAAGCTGTCGCGCTGGACCGAGGTGGTCGAGGCCGAGCCGGTCGAGAACGAGGCGACGCAGATCCCGCATCGCATCGCGCAGAAGATCCGCCCCGGCATCGCGGTGGGCGAGTTCATCGTCGACCCGCTGCCGCCGATCGATTTCGGCCGCATCGCCGCGCAGACCGCCAAGCAGGTGATCGTGCAGCGGGTGCGCGAGGTCGAGCGCTCCAAGCAGTTCAATGAGTACAAGGACCGCGTGGGCGAGATCGTCAATGGCGTGGTCAAGCGTACCGAGTACGGCAACCTGATGGTCGATCTCGGCCGCGCGGAAGCCCTGCTGCGCCGCGACGAGACCATCCCGCGCGAGGCCTTCCGCAATGGCGACCGCGTGCGCGCCTATATCTACGACGTGCGCGAGGAGCCGCGCGGCCCGCAGATCTTCCTCAGCCGCACCCATCCGGGCTTCCTGGCCAAGCTCTTCGCGCAGGAAGTGCCGGAGATCTATGACGGCATCATCGAGATCAAGGCGGTGGCGCGCGATCCCGGCAGCCGCGCCAAGATGGCGGTGATCAGCCGCGACAGCTCGATCGACCCGGTCGGCGCCTGCGTCGGCATGCGCGGCTCCCGCGTCCAGGCGGTGGTGGCCGAGCTGCAGGGCGAGAAGATCGACATCATCCCCTGGTCGGCCGACAACCCGACCTTCGTGGTGAACGCCCTGGCGCCCGCCGAGGTGTCCAAGGTGGTGATGGACGATGACAGCAAGCGGGTTGAAGTCGTCGTCCCCGATGACCAACTCTCGCTGGCGATCGGGCGCCGCGGCCAGAATGTCCGCCTCGCCTCCCAGCTGACGCGCTGGGACATCGACATCCTCACCGAGGCCGAGGAATCGGAGCGCCGCCAGGAGGAGTTCCGCAAGCGCACCGGCCTGTTCGTCGAGGCGCTGGACGTCGACGACGTCATCGCCGGCCTGCTGGTGACCGAGGGCTTCGGCTCCATCGAGGAGCTGATCGAGGTCCCGGACGAGGATCTGGCCGAGATCGAGGGCTTCGACGAGAACGTCGCCGCCGAGCTGAAGCGCCGCTCGCAGGCCTTCCTCGACCGCCGCGACCAGGAGCTGGACGAGAAGCGCCAGGCGCTGGGCGTCGAGGATGCGGTGGCCGAGGCCGGCGGCTTCAGCCCCGCCATGCTGGTGACGCTGGGCGAGAAGGGCGTGAAGACGCTCGACGACCTGGCCGATCTGGCGGCCGACGAGCTGATCGAGATCCTCGGCCCCGAGGCGGTCGACGAGGACACGGCGAACGCCATCATCATGGCCGCCCGCGAGCACTGGTTCGCCCAGGAAGGCAACCAGGAGGGCGGCGAGGGCGAGGCCCAGAGCGCGGCGGAGACGCCGGACGCGACCGGGGAGAAGGACGACGAGCAGTAA
- the rpsO gene encoding 30S ribosomal protein S15, producing the protein MSMNTEARAKIIAEYATKPGDTGSPEVQVALLSDRISQLTEHLKAHPKDFHSRRGLLVLVGQRRGLLDYVKRKNQARYQSLIERLGLRR; encoded by the coding sequence ATGTCGATGAACACCGAAGCCCGCGCGAAGATCATCGCCGAATACGCCACCAAGCCCGGCGACACCGGCAGCCCGGAAGTGCAGGTCGCCCTGCTGTCCGACCGCATCTCGCAGCTGACCGAGCACCTGAAGGCCCACCCGAAGGATTTCCACAGCCGTCGTGGCCTGCTGGTCCTGGTCGGCCAGCGCCGCGGCCTGCTGGACTATGTGAAGCGCAAGAACCAGGCCCGCTACCAGAGCCTGATCGAGCGCCTCGGCCTGCGTCGCTGA
- a CDS encoding ornithine cyclodeaminase family protein — MRLLDRDETTARLPWPALGAALQAMFREGCAAPLRHRHPLPQNEAAEGSLLLMPAWQAHRYTGVKIVHVTPSNAKNSEIQAVHSVYLLSHGESGQPLAILDGGTLTDRRTAATSVLAATYLARPESRVLLLLGSGKVAHALAEAYAERFPLEEIRIWSRRASSAAKLAAALAARGLPARAVAEADPRGADIISAATLSTVPLIDAALVQPGTHLDLVGAFRPDMRESDSALVARSRLFVDTRPGALAEAGDIVQAIAEGAITEAHIQADLFELCRGTHPGRASAEEITLFKSVGWAGEDLAAAVLAYES, encoded by the coding sequence ATGCGCCTGCTGGACCGCGACGAAACCACCGCCCGCCTGCCCTGGCCCGCGCTCGGCGCGGCCTTGCAGGCCATGTTCCGCGAGGGTTGCGCGGCCCCGCTGCGGCATCGCCACCCGCTGCCGCAGAATGAGGCAGCCGAGGGCTCCCTGCTGCTGATGCCCGCTTGGCAGGCACATCGCTATACCGGCGTGAAAATTGTGCATGTGACGCCGTCCAACGCAAAAAATTCTGAAATCCAGGCCGTCCACTCGGTGTATCTGCTGTCGCATGGCGAATCCGGCCAGCCGCTGGCCATCCTGGATGGCGGCACGCTGACCGACCGGCGCACCGCCGCCACCAGCGTGCTGGCCGCGACCTATCTGGCGCGCCCCGAGAGCCGGGTGCTGCTGCTGCTGGGCAGCGGCAAGGTCGCCCACGCCCTGGCCGAGGCCTATGCGGAACGCTTCCCGCTGGAGGAAATCCGCATCTGGTCGCGCCGCGCCAGCAGCGCCGCGAAGCTGGCCGCGGCGCTGGCGGCGCGGGGCCTGCCGGCGCGCGCCGTGGCCGAGGCGGATCCGCGCGGCGCCGACATCATCTCCGCCGCCACGCTCTCCACCGTGCCGCTGATCGATGCGGCGCTTGTGCAGCCGGGCACGCATCTCGACCTGGTCGGCGCCTTCCGCCCCGACATGCGGGAAAGCGACTCGGCGCTGGTGGCGCGGTCGCGCCTGTTCGTCGACACCCGCCCCGGCGCGCTGGCCGAGGCCGGCGACATCGTCCAGGCCATCGCCGAGGGCGCTATCACCGAGGCGCATATCCAGGCCGATCTGTTCGAGCTGTGCCGCGGCACGCATCCGGGCCGCGCCTCGGCCGAGGAGATCACCCTGTTCAAGTCGGTCGGCTGGGCGGGGGAGGATCTGGCGGCGGCGGTGCTGGCGTATGAGAGCTAA
- a CDS encoding RNA-binding protein: MDDTAPGLEHDSGEPEPELKGPLRRCIVTRETLPKEAMLRFVLGPGRELVPDLAGRLPGRGMWLSARADVLERALSRGAFHRAARGQVQLPPDLRARIEIGLKGRIRDQLGLARRAGQAVSGFQQVREWLQAGRAAVLVEASDGSLSERDRLAGRRGTPMVAVLSAAELGAVFGRDHAVHVAIAPGRIADMLVQEAGRLAAVSGIASGAGT; this comes from the coding sequence GTGGACGACACCGCCCCCGGCCTGGAGCATGATTCGGGCGAGCCGGAGCCGGAGCTGAAAGGCCCGCTCCGCCGCTGCATCGTGACCCGCGAGACCCTGCCGAAAGAGGCCATGCTGCGTTTCGTGCTGGGTCCGGGCCGCGAATTGGTGCCGGATCTGGCCGGGCGCCTGCCCGGCCGGGGAATGTGGTTGAGCGCGCGGGCCGATGTGCTAGAACGCGCGCTGAGCCGGGGCGCCTTTCACAGGGCGGCCCGCGGCCAGGTGCAATTGCCCCCAGACCTTCGCGCCCGGATCGAGATTGGCCTCAAGGGTCGCATCCGCGACCAGCTGGGGCTTGCGCGCCGGGCCGGTCAGGCGGTGAGCGGATTCCAGCAGGTGCGCGAATGGCTGCAGGCCGGTCGGGCCGCGGTGCTGGTCGAGGCAAGCGACGGCAGCCTGTCCGAGCGGGACAGGCTGGCCGGGCGTCGTGGCACCCCCATGGTGGCGGTGCTGTCGGCGGCGGAATTGGGTGCGGTATTCGGAAGGGACCATGCGGTGCACGTAGCGATAGCCCCCGGACGGATTGCCGACATGTTGGTGCAGGAGGCGGGCCGTCTGGCCGCTGTCTCCGGTATCGCGAGCGGAGCGGGGACGTGA
- a CDS encoding acyl-CoA thioesterase has product MIRTIAMPADTNPAGDIFGGWLMAQMDLAAGNAAVRRARGRCATVAVEAMTFHSPVRVGDEVSLYAEVIATGRTSLRIRVQAWRRERESEHTNRVTEAVFTFVALDATGRPRPVPSV; this is encoded by the coding sequence ATGATCCGCACCATCGCCATGCCGGCCGACACCAACCCCGCCGGCGACATCTTCGGCGGCTGGCTGATGGCGCAGATGGACCTGGCGGCGGGCAATGCCGCCGTCCGCCGCGCCCGCGGCCGCTGCGCCACCGTCGCGGTGGAGGCGATGACCTTCCACTCCCCGGTGCGGGTCGGCGACGAGGTCAGCCTCTATGCCGAGGTGATCGCGACCGGCCGCACCTCGCTGCGCATCCGCGTGCAGGCCTGGCGGCGCGAGCGCGAGAGCGAGCACACCAACCGGGTGACCGAGGCGGTCTTCACCTTCGTGGCGCTCGACGCCACCGGCCGCCCGCGCCCGGTGCCGTCGGTCTAG
- the truB gene encoding tRNA pseudouridine(55) synthase TruB produces MARPHRKPKGRPLDGWLIVDKPSGIGSTDVVNKLKRAFNAQKVGHGGTLDPLATGVLPIAFGAATKMVPYVMDGTKTYRFTLRFGEARDTDDAEGQVIETSDVRPTDEQLRAALPAFIGDIMQVPPIFSAIKINGARAYDLARDGQIPEMAPRPARVDKFELESRPDADTAVFTVQSGKGVYMRSLARDIARAAGAVGHIAVLRRMRVGPFLEENAIPLDKLVGMEDTPPPSPDLLLPVTTALADIPALAVTEAEAARLSHGQTLSVVDFMGRIPGDASPDGGLVRAMAGERLKGLVRLDSGRVRPERWLSPGDNTLLPVQALPDGETD; encoded by the coding sequence ATGGCACGCCCGCACCGCAAGCCGAAGGGCCGTCCGCTGGATGGCTGGCTGATCGTCGACAAGCCCTCCGGCATCGGCTCCACCGATGTGGTGAACAAGCTGAAGCGCGCCTTCAATGCGCAGAAGGTCGGGCATGGCGGCACGCTGGACCCGCTGGCGACCGGCGTGCTGCCGATCGCCTTTGGCGCGGCGACCAAGATGGTGCCCTACGTCATGGATGGCACCAAGACCTACCGCTTCACCCTGCGGTTCGGCGAGGCGCGCGACACCGACGACGCCGAGGGCCAGGTCATCGAGACCAGCGATGTCCGCCCGACCGACGAGCAGCTGCGCGCCGCCCTGCCCGCCTTCATCGGCGACATCATGCAGGTGCCGCCGATCTTCTCGGCCATCAAGATCAATGGCGCCCGCGCCTATGACCTGGCGCGCGACGGGCAGATTCCCGAGATGGCGCCGCGCCCCGCGCGCGTCGACAAATTCGAGCTGGAATCCCGCCCCGATGCCGACACGGCGGTGTTCACCGTGCAGTCGGGCAAGGGTGTCTATATGCGCAGCCTGGCGCGCGACATCGCGCGCGCGGCCGGCGCGGTCGGGCATATCGCCGTGCTGCGCCGCATGCGGGTCGGCCCCTTCCTCGAAGAGAACGCGATTCCGCTGGACAAGCTGGTGGGAATGGAGGATACGCCGCCTCCTTCCCCGGACCTTCTGTTGCCCGTGACGACCGCGCTGGCCGACATCCCGGCTCTGGCCGTCACGGAAGCGGAGGCCGCACGCCTGTCCCATGGGCAGACCCTTTCCGTGGTCGACTTCATGGGGCGGATACCCGGCGACGCCAGCCCCGATGGTGGGCTTGTGCGGGCAATGGCGGGGGAGCGCCTGAAGGGACTGGTCCGACTGGACTCTGGCCGCGTGCGGCCGGAGCGCTGGCTCAGCCCGGGCGACAACACCCTCCTTCCCGTCCAGGCGCTGCCGGATGGGGAGACTGACTGA